A section of the Deinococcus taeanensis genome encodes:
- the acnA gene encoding aconitate hydratase AcnA produces MAMNLFGTRDVLTTQSGQKLYYYNLNKLQEQGHDISRLPVSIKVLLESVLREANDYDVRREDVTTVAGWKPVNEEVEIPFKPARVILQDFTGVPAVVDLAAMRSAMVRLGGDPSKINPLIPVDLVIDHSVQVDEFGTDFALANNMALEFERNRERYEFLRWGQQAFDNFGVVPPASGIVHQVNLEYLAKGVQSRPEDDGVVVYPDSLVGTDSHTTMINGLGIVGWGVGGIEAEAVMLGQPIYMLMPEVIGFKITGAMPEGATATDLALRVTEMLRAKGVVGKFVEFYGAGLSNMTLPDRATIANMAPEYGATMGFFPVDDEALRYLRRTGRLDTEVELVEAYYKAQGMYRTDETPDPVFTDTIELDLSTIVPSLAGPKRPQDRVNLSDMHTVFNEALTAPVKARGFELPAEKLAAQGTIGGTEIRIGHGAVTLASITSCTNTSNPSVLIAAGLVAKKAVELGLDSKPWVKTSLAPGSRVVTEYLEAAGLQTYLDQIGFNTVGYGCMTCIGNSGPLPEPVVEAIQEGDLVVASVLSGNRNFEGRVNPHIKANYLASPPLVVAYALAGTVVNDIVNDPLGTSKDGQPVYLRDVWPTTAEIQQVMDSAINAEMFKKVYDGIEKSNQDWNAIPVAEGALYDWKEDSTYIQNPPFFDNLAGGPSDIISIEGARALVKVGDSVTTDHISPAGSFKSDTPAGRFLTERGIAPKDFNSYGSRRGNDRIMTRGTFANIRLKNQLAPGTEGGFTTDYTTGQVSSIYDASVNYKNANIPLVIFAGKDYGMGSSRDWAAKGTFLLGVKAVIAESFERIHRSNLVGMGVLPLQYKNGETAESLGITGDETFDVILPGDLKPRQDVQVRVTGADGQSRGITVQCRIDTPVEIDYYKNGGILQTVLRGILAKGSEVRA; encoded by the coding sequence ATGGCGATGAACCTGTTCGGGACGCGAGACGTCCTCACCACGCAAAGCGGTCAGAAACTCTACTACTACAACCTGAACAAACTTCAGGAACAGGGCCACGACATCAGCCGCCTGCCCGTCTCCATCAAGGTGCTGCTGGAAAGTGTCCTGCGCGAAGCCAACGACTATGACGTCCGCCGCGAGGACGTCACCACCGTCGCCGGCTGGAAGCCCGTCAACGAAGAAGTCGAGATCCCTTTCAAACCTGCCCGCGTGATCCTCCAGGACTTCACTGGCGTGCCCGCTGTCGTGGACCTCGCCGCCATGCGCAGCGCCATGGTCAGGCTCGGCGGTGACCCCAGCAAGATCAACCCCCTGATCCCCGTGGACCTCGTCATCGACCACTCCGTGCAGGTCGACGAGTTCGGCACGGACTTCGCCCTCGCCAACAACATGGCCCTCGAATTCGAACGCAACCGCGAACGCTACGAGTTCCTCCGCTGGGGCCAGCAGGCCTTCGACAACTTCGGCGTGGTCCCCCCCGCCAGCGGCATCGTGCACCAGGTGAACCTCGAATACCTCGCCAAGGGCGTCCAGAGCCGCCCCGAAGACGACGGCGTCGTCGTGTACCCCGACAGCCTCGTCGGCACCGACTCCCACACCACCATGATCAACGGCCTCGGCATCGTCGGCTGGGGCGTCGGCGGCATCGAAGCCGAAGCGGTCATGCTCGGCCAGCCCATCTACATGCTGATGCCTGAAGTGATCGGCTTCAAAATCACCGGCGCCATGCCCGAAGGCGCCACCGCCACCGACCTGGCGCTGCGCGTCACCGAAATGCTGCGCGCCAAGGGCGTCGTCGGCAAGTTCGTCGAGTTCTACGGCGCCGGACTGAGCAACATGACCCTCCCCGACCGCGCCACCATCGCCAACATGGCCCCCGAATACGGCGCCACCATGGGCTTCTTCCCCGTAGACGACGAAGCGCTGCGCTACCTGCGCCGCACCGGCCGCCTGGACACCGAAGTCGAACTGGTCGAGGCCTACTACAAGGCCCAGGGCATGTACCGCACCGACGAGACGCCCGACCCGGTCTTCACCGACACCATCGAGCTTGACCTCTCCACCATCGTCCCCAGCCTCGCCGGCCCCAAACGCCCCCAGGACCGCGTGAACCTCAGCGACATGCACACCGTGTTCAACGAGGCCCTCACCGCGCCCGTCAAGGCCCGCGGCTTCGAACTCCCGGCTGAGAAACTCGCTGCGCAGGGCACCATCGGCGGCACCGAGATCCGGATCGGCCACGGCGCCGTAACCCTCGCCAGCATCACCAGCTGCACCAACACCAGCAACCCCAGCGTCCTGATCGCCGCCGGTCTCGTCGCCAAAAAAGCCGTTGAACTCGGCCTGGACAGCAAACCCTGGGTGAAGACCAGCCTCGCGCCCGGCTCCCGCGTCGTGACCGAGTACCTCGAAGCGGCCGGCCTCCAGACGTACCTCGACCAGATCGGCTTCAACACCGTCGGCTACGGCTGCATGACCTGCATCGGCAACAGCGGACCGCTGCCCGAACCTGTCGTGGAAGCCATCCAGGAAGGCGACCTCGTCGTCGCGTCCGTCCTGTCCGGCAACCGCAACTTCGAAGGGCGCGTCAACCCGCACATCAAAGCCAACTACCTCGCGTCCCCGCCCCTGGTCGTCGCCTACGCCCTGGCCGGCACCGTCGTGAATGACATCGTCAACGACCCCCTCGGCACCAGCAAGGACGGCCAGCCCGTGTACCTGCGCGACGTGTGGCCCACCACCGCCGAAATCCAGCAGGTCATGGACAGCGCCATCAACGCCGAGATGTTCAAGAAGGTCTACGACGGCATCGAGAAAAGCAACCAGGACTGGAACGCCATTCCCGTCGCCGAGGGCGCCCTGTACGACTGGAAGGAAGACAGCACCTACATCCAGAACCCCCCCTTCTTCGACAACCTCGCCGGCGGCCCCAGCGACATCATCAGCATCGAAGGTGCCCGCGCCCTCGTGAAAGTTGGCGATTCCGTCACCACCGACCACATCAGCCCCGCCGGATCCTTCAAGTCCGACACCCCCGCCGGCCGTTTCCTCACCGAGCGCGGCATCGCACCGAAAGACTTCAACTCCTACGGCTCACGCCGCGGCAACGACCGCATCATGACCCGCGGCACCTTCGCCAACATCCGCCTGAAAAACCAGCTGGCCCCCGGCACCGAAGGCGGCTTCACCACCGACTACACCACCGGTCAGGTCAGCAGCATCTACGACGCCAGCGTCAACTACAAGAACGCCAACATCCCCCTGGTGATCTTCGCCGGCAAGGACTACGGCATGGGCAGCAGCCGCGACTGGGCCGCCAAGGGCACTTTCCTGCTCGGCGTCAAGGCCGTGATCGCCGAGAGCTTCGAACGCATCCACCGCAGCAACCTTGTGGGCATGGGCGTGCTGCCCCTGCAGTACAAGAACGGCGAAACCGCCGAGAGCCTCGGCATTACCGGCGACGAAACCTTCGACGTGATCCTCCCCGGTGACCTCAAACCCCGCCAGGACGTGCAGGTCCGCGTGACCGGCGCCGACGGCCAGAGCCGCGGGATCACGGTGCAGTGCCGCATTGACACCCCCGTCGAAATTGACTACTACAAAAACGGCGGCATCCTGCAGACCGTTCTGCGCGGCATCCTCGCCAAAGGCAGCGAAGTCAGGGCGTAA
- a CDS encoding HNH endonuclease, protein MGRKQREQADWAEPQAQPLDVCVLCGREGENLTDHHLVPKSQGRRQGVRLGEIPTVKMCAACQGFLTKTFSNAQLANELNTVDAIQAREEVQRFVKWVQKQPLTKGVRVH, encoded by the coding sequence ATGGGTCGTAAGCAACGAGAACAGGCCGACTGGGCCGAACCGCAGGCGCAGCCGCTCGACGTCTGTGTCCTGTGCGGGCGTGAAGGCGAGAACCTCACGGATCACCACCTCGTCCCGAAATCACAGGGGCGCAGGCAGGGCGTCCGGCTGGGCGAGATTCCCACCGTAAAAATGTGCGCTGCATGTCAGGGCTTCCTGACAAAAACGTTCAGCAACGCGCAACTGGCGAACGAACTGAACACGGTCGACGCCATTCAGGCCCGCGAGGAGGTTCAGCGGTTCGTCAAATGGGTGCAGAAGCAGCCCCTGACGAAAGGCGTACGTGTGCACTGA